In Candidatus Methylopumilus universalis, one DNA window encodes the following:
- the topA gene encoding type I DNA topoisomerase gives MSKLLIVESPSKAKTLQKYLGNKFEVLASYGHVRDLVPKTGAVETDNNFKMNYAIIERNSRHVDEIARAVKKSDEVYLATDPDREGEAISWHILEILNEKKLTKDKLIKRVIFQEITKSAIEYAIEHPRDISMPLVNAQQARRALDYLVGFNLSPLLWKKIRRGLSAGRVQSPALRLIIEREIEIEKFISQEYWTIHLDSIKSKNKFQAKLIQLDNKKVEQFTIASKEDHENVVGKLLLESAGKTKVTRVEKKQRTRNPAPPFSTSTLQQESVRKLGFTTSRAMRIAQQLYEGLDTGNGAVGLITYMRTDSLSLSNEAMNQIRGYIQSNFEADYLPKAPIFYKTKSKNAQEAHEAIRPTDISRTPQSLIGKLSPEQFKLYEMIWKRSLASQMTPAKFDAVSVDLAIGSEANLFRATGQTLIFPGFIAIYTESLDDASNEDEDSLKLPPLETGEILTVDKIYGDQHFTEPPPRYSEASLVKSLEEYGIGRPSTYASIISTLQDREYVILDKKRFMPTDVGRVVNKFLTEHFTRYVDYDFTAGLESSLDDIAENNKEWIPLLKSFWDDFNKTIIEKSNIDRAEITQEAIHEDCPKCSKPLFSRLGRRGKFIGCSGYPDCDYTRNVSGDSSAPNEPVLVCKDPETGKDVLLLIGPYGPYLQVGVQEEDSKKKPKRVSVPKEISLGDLNEGIALNLLSLPKELGLHPETGKKVIVNIGRFGPYVNYDGKFKSIPRSESIFDITLDRALELIAEAIAKNAPLRILGNDPEENLSVEIFNGRYGTYLQKGSTKVTLPKDQDIEKITLEEALILITNKEASSKGKKKTAAKKTTVKKSSEKKIATKKPAAKKRVVKAKKV, from the coding sequence ATGTCTAAACTTTTAATTGTTGAATCACCATCTAAAGCCAAAACTCTTCAAAAGTATCTTGGTAATAAATTCGAAGTTTTAGCATCATATGGCCATGTACGCGACCTTGTTCCAAAAACAGGCGCCGTTGAAACAGATAATAATTTCAAAATGAATTATGCAATTATTGAAAGAAACTCTAGACATGTGGATGAAATTGCAAGGGCCGTAAAAAAATCTGATGAAGTCTATTTAGCTACGGATCCTGATAGAGAAGGAGAGGCTATTTCATGGCACATCCTAGAAATACTCAACGAGAAAAAATTAACTAAAGATAAGTTAATTAAACGGGTCATTTTTCAGGAGATTACAAAATCAGCTATCGAGTATGCCATTGAACATCCTCGAGATATATCAATGCCCCTTGTCAATGCTCAGCAAGCCAGAAGAGCGCTCGACTATCTTGTAGGTTTCAATTTATCACCTCTACTTTGGAAGAAAATTAGAAGAGGACTATCAGCAGGAAGAGTTCAGAGTCCAGCACTAAGACTTATTATTGAAAGAGAAATTGAAATCGAAAAATTTATCAGCCAAGAATATTGGACGATTCATTTAGATTCCATTAAGTCTAAAAATAAATTCCAGGCAAAGCTCATTCAGCTCGACAATAAAAAAGTAGAGCAATTTACTATTGCTTCAAAAGAAGATCACGAAAATGTTGTTGGTAAGTTGCTTTTAGAAAGCGCTGGGAAAACAAAAGTCACACGTGTTGAAAAAAAACAAAGAACGCGGAATCCTGCGCCCCCTTTTTCGACATCAACACTTCAACAAGAGTCAGTTCGAAAACTTGGTTTTACAACGAGTCGAGCAATGAGAATTGCCCAGCAGCTTTATGAAGGTCTGGATACTGGCAATGGTGCCGTAGGCTTAATTACTTATATGAGAACTGATTCACTCTCACTCTCAAATGAAGCGATGAATCAAATTAGAGGATACATTCAGTCAAATTTTGAAGCAGATTATTTACCTAAAGCGCCTATTTTTTATAAAACGAAATCTAAAAATGCGCAAGAAGCGCATGAAGCAATTAGACCAACTGATATAAGCCGGACACCCCAGAGTCTTATTGGCAAACTGTCTCCTGAACAATTTAAGTTATATGAAATGATATGGAAGCGATCTCTAGCAAGCCAAATGACACCGGCAAAGTTTGATGCTGTGAGTGTTGATCTTGCAATTGGCTCAGAAGCAAATTTATTTAGGGCAACTGGACAAACGCTAATTTTTCCAGGATTTATTGCTATCTACACTGAAAGCTTAGATGATGCATCTAATGAAGATGAAGACTCTCTTAAATTGCCTCCACTTGAAACTGGTGAAATCCTAACTGTTGATAAAATTTATGGGGATCAACATTTCACTGAGCCACCTCCCAGGTATTCTGAAGCTAGCCTAGTAAAATCTTTAGAAGAATATGGTATTGGAAGACCTTCTACTTATGCGAGTATTATTTCTACGCTTCAAGATCGTGAATATGTAATTCTCGACAAAAAAAGATTTATGCCTACTGATGTAGGTCGTGTGGTTAATAAATTCTTAACTGAGCATTTTACCCGCTATGTTGATTATGATTTCACAGCAGGCCTTGAAAGCTCTTTAGATGATATCGCAGAAAATAATAAAGAATGGATTCCCCTTCTTAAAAGCTTTTGGGATGACTTCAACAAAACAATTATTGAAAAATCAAATATCGATCGTGCTGAAATTACACAAGAAGCTATCCATGAAGACTGTCCTAAATGCAGTAAACCTTTATTCTCGAGACTTGGGAGAAGAGGGAAATTTATTGGATGCTCAGGCTACCCTGATTGCGATTACACAAGAAATGTAAGTGGTGATTCAAGCGCTCCGAATGAGCCTGTGCTTGTTTGCAAAGATCCTGAAACTGGAAAAGATGTTCTTCTGTTAATTGGACCCTACGGACCCTATCTTCAAGTGGGCGTTCAAGAGGAAGATAGTAAAAAGAAACCTAAGCGCGTGAGCGTCCCTAAGGAAATTTCATTAGGTGACTTAAATGAAGGTATAGCATTAAATCTTTTATCGCTTCCTAAAGAGTTGGGCCTCCACCCTGAAACAGGCAAAAAAGTGATTGTAAATATTGGACGTTTTGGACCTTATGTAAATTATGATGGCAAATTTAAATCCATTCCTAGATCCGAATCTATTTTTGATATCACTCTGGATCGAGCCCTTGAATTAATTGCAGAAGCTATTGCTAAAAATGCACCTTTAAGAATTTTGGGTAACGACCCAGAAGAAAACCTTTCGGTTGAAATCTTTAATGGTCGCTATGGCACATATCTTCAAAAAGGCTCTACCAAAGTTACCTTACCAAAAGATCAGGATATTGAAAAAATTACTTTGGAAGAGGCTTTAATACTTATTACCAATAAAGAGGCTTCGAGCAAGGGTAAAAAGAAAACTGCAGCTAAAAAAACAACGGTCAAGAAATCATCTGAGAAAAAAATAGCCACTAAAAAACCTGCAGCAAAAAAGAGGGTCGTAAAAGCTAAAAAAGTTTAG
- the gcvH gene encoding glycine cleavage system protein GcvH, with protein sequence MNIPNTLIYTREHLWIKSIGDATYEIGITDYAQNLLGDIVFVELPELQSQILRDIAFGVIESVKTASDLIGPLNGVMMEINPNIQKSPEIINDKPHETWICKISSQDNINNKELFLDAIQYAELTR encoded by the coding sequence ATGAATATTCCCAATACACTTATTTATACGCGTGAGCACCTATGGATTAAATCTATTGGGGACGCTACTTATGAAATTGGCATTACCGATTACGCACAAAATCTTTTAGGTGATATCGTTTTTGTAGAACTCCCAGAATTACAAAGTCAAATCTTAAGAGACATTGCCTTTGGCGTGATTGAATCAGTCAAAACTGCTTCTGATTTAATAGGCCCACTCAATGGTGTGATGATGGAAATTAATCCTAATATTCAAAAATCTCCAGAAATAATTAACGACAAGCCTCATGAAACTTGGATTTGTAAAATATCATCTCAAGATAACATAAACAACAAAGAGCTTTTTTTAGATGCTATTCAATACGCGGAACTTACCCGCTAA
- the ttcA gene encoding tRNA 2-thiocytidine(32) synthetase TtcA, whose product MIPQIPIDATNNFLKLRNKLIGLTGKAITDFNMIENNDRVLVCMSGGKDSYSLLMFLLALKERAPIHFDIIAMNLDQKQPGFPADVLPNFLKNLGVEHLIVTEDTYSIVKGKIPSGKTTCSLCSRLRRGIIYRTAKELNINKIALGHHRDDIVETLFLNMFFGSKLKAMPPKLISNDSKNIIIRPLAYCSEKEISSYASRMNFPIIPCNLCGSQENLQRKKIKGMLMEWEKEQPGRINNIYRAISNIELSHLGDRRLYDFENLNQSNKEENDDLLFTEDLIRNLNTGLNNIASFAENIAS is encoded by the coding sequence ATGATTCCTCAAATTCCAATTGATGCAACCAATAACTTTCTCAAATTGCGGAATAAACTTATAGGCTTAACTGGTAAAGCAATCACTGATTTTAATATGATTGAAAATAATGACCGAGTCCTAGTATGTATGAGCGGCGGAAAAGATTCATATTCATTGCTGATGTTTTTACTAGCTCTTAAAGAAAGAGCGCCTATTCATTTTGATATTATTGCGATGAATTTAGATCAAAAACAGCCGGGATTTCCAGCCGACGTATTGCCTAATTTTTTAAAAAATTTAGGTGTTGAGCATCTCATTGTTACTGAAGATACTTATTCAATCGTAAAAGGAAAAATACCAAGTGGTAAAACCACCTGCTCTTTGTGCTCTCGCTTAAGACGCGGAATTATTTACAGAACAGCGAAAGAACTTAACATCAATAAAATTGCTTTGGGCCATCATCGTGATGATATTGTTGAGACACTTTTCCTTAATATGTTTTTTGGTTCTAAATTAAAAGCTATGCCACCTAAGCTAATCTCTAATGATAGTAAAAATATTATTATTCGGCCTTTGGCATACTGCTCGGAAAAAGAGATTTCAAGCTATGCCTCTCGTATGAATTTTCCTATTATTCCTTGTAATTTATGCGGCTCACAAGAAAATCTTCAGAGAAAAAAAATAAAAGGAATGCTGATGGAGTGGGAGAAAGAGCAACCTGGGCGAATTAATAATATATACAGAGCCATATCTAATATTGAACTCTCTCACTTAGGAGACCGAAGGCTATATGACTTCGAAAATCTTAATCAATCCAACAAAGAAGAAAATGATGATCTTCTTTTTACAGAAGATTTAATCAGAAATCTTAATACTGGCTTAAATAATATTGCTTCATTTGCAGAAAATATTGCTTCTTAA
- the trmB gene encoding tRNA (guanosine(46)-N7)-methyltransferase TrmB, with protein sequence MINQDKEDIKRRPIRSYILRQGRITKAQTNAIHESFQKHAVIFENKLIDFNGVFENKSRDLILEIGFGMGTSTAEIARSNLNKNYVAIEVHSPGVGNLLKLIQENNISNLKIIQHDAVEVLNSMIKDDSLDGIHIFFPDPWPKKRHHKRRLIQSNLLKLIAQKIKKSGYLHIATDWEDYAFWIIDLLDKEDLLQKISDDFFKKPDYRPLTKYENRGINLGYKVWDMVYRRI encoded by the coding sequence ATGATTAATCAAGATAAAGAGGATATTAAGAGGCGGCCTATTAGGAGTTATATTCTAAGGCAAGGAAGAATTACCAAAGCTCAGACAAATGCTATTCATGAAAGCTTTCAAAAACATGCTGTGATTTTTGAAAATAAATTAATCGATTTCAATGGGGTTTTTGAAAATAAAAGTAGAGATCTTATATTGGAAATTGGATTCGGTATGGGAACTTCAACTGCTGAGATTGCAAGATCTAACTTGAATAAGAATTATGTTGCGATTGAAGTCCACTCACCCGGCGTAGGCAATTTGCTTAAGTTAATTCAAGAAAATAATATTTCTAATTTGAAAATTATTCAACATGATGCTGTGGAAGTTCTAAACTCAATGATTAAGGATGATTCTTTGGATGGTATTCATATTTTCTTTCCTGATCCATGGCCTAAAAAAAGACACCATAAAAGAAGGCTTATACAATCTAACTTACTAAAACTTATTGCGCAAAAAATTAAGAAGTCCGGATATCTTCATATCGCTACAGACTGGGAAGATTATGCTTTTTGGATTATTGATTTGTTAGATAAAGAAGACTTATTGCAAAAGATATCTGATGATTTTTTCAAAAAACCTGATTATCGTCCTTTAACGAAATATGAAAATCGAGGAATTAATCTAGGCTATAAAGTTTGGGACATGGTTTACAGGCGTATTTAG
- the yihA gene encoding ribosome biogenesis GTP-binding protein YihA/YsxC: MAIFQNASYFISAHHLSDLPPPTGIEIAFAGRSNAGKSSAINTLANHNRLAFVSKQPGRTQLINFFSLGENRFLVDLPGYGYAKVPHAIKDHWQKTLATYLSERVCLFGLVLVMDIRHPLTPLDQQMLEWFSLNKKPIHILLTKADKLSREASYKILRSVQKEIDEKWGASLGIECTVQLFSSLKKQGVDDAETIIGKWLNTPVNHVPNFIA; the protein is encoded by the coding sequence ATGGCTATTTTTCAAAACGCATCATATTTTATATCTGCTCACCATTTAAGTGATTTGCCTCCCCCTACTGGCATTGAGATTGCTTTTGCTGGTAGATCAAATGCTGGAAAATCTAGTGCTATCAATACGCTTGCTAATCATAATCGCCTTGCTTTCGTAAGTAAGCAGCCGGGGCGAACACAACTTATCAATTTCTTTTCTCTGGGAGAAAATCGTTTCCTAGTAGACTTGCCCGGTTATGGTTATGCCAAGGTACCTCACGCTATCAAAGATCATTGGCAAAAAACTCTAGCAACTTACTTGTCGGAACGTGTTTGTCTTTTTGGTCTTGTTTTAGTGATGGACATAAGACATCCACTCACGCCTCTTGACCAACAAATGTTAGAGTGGTTTTCATTAAATAAAAAACCTATTCATATTTTATTAACTAAAGCAGACAAACTGTCTCGTGAAGCCTCATATAAAATACTTCGTAGTGTTCAAAAAGAAATTGATGAAAAGTGGGGGGCATCTCTTGGTATTGAATGTACTGTTCAACTTTTTTCCAGCTTAAAAAAACAAGGTGTTGATGACGCTGAAACCATCATTGGGAAATGGCTAAATACGCCTGTAAACCATGTCCCAAACTTTATAGCCTAG
- a CDS encoding serine hydrolase, which produces MRERIRLFFILSITFFLALSAISVEAKQSKSNKPSKAELAGISRADTKTNKDGLLRVASSNALIVNQNTGEVLFAKDTNTLTSIASVTKLMTAMVTLDANLPMDEEIAITNEDVDTLKNSSSKLPVGTVLPRSELLKIALIASDNRAASALGRNYPTGKAGFVNAMNIKALQLDMTRSEFADPTGLNNHNMSTAEDLVKMVKAAYQYPEIREITTTASYEAYVKGHHAPVNFNNTNGLIRKSDWIIGLSKTGFIQEAGKCLVMQAMISGQPMIIVLLKSYGSATRSADANRIRKWIEKTSSISYLNQSKLDS; this is translated from the coding sequence GTGAGAGAACGTATCAGACTTTTTTTCATCCTAAGCATCACTTTCTTTCTTGCATTATCTGCAATTTCAGTCGAAGCAAAACAATCTAAATCTAATAAACCATCAAAAGCAGAATTAGCTGGCATATCTCGAGCAGATACTAAGACTAATAAAGATGGTCTTTTAAGGGTGGCCTCGTCAAACGCTCTGATTGTAAATCAAAATACAGGCGAAGTATTGTTTGCTAAAGATACCAACACTTTAACTTCTATCGCATCTGTTACTAAGCTTATGACCGCTATGGTAACTTTAGATGCAAATCTTCCTATGGATGAAGAGATTGCCATCACCAATGAAGACGTAGATACGTTAAAAAATTCAAGTTCAAAATTGCCAGTGGGAACAGTGTTGCCCCGATCTGAATTACTTAAAATTGCTTTAATTGCTTCTGATAATCGTGCAGCATCTGCCCTTGGAAGAAATTATCCAACAGGAAAAGCTGGTTTCGTAAATGCCATGAATATTAAAGCATTACAACTTGATATGACGCGCAGTGAATTTGCAGATCCTACAGGGCTTAATAATCATAATATGTCTACAGCTGAAGACCTTGTAAAGATGGTGAAAGCTGCATACCAATACCCTGAAATTCGAGAAATTACAACGACAGCTTCATACGAAGCTTACGTTAAAGGGCATCATGCACCAGTAAATTTTAATAATACAAATGGACTGATTAGAAAGAGTGATTGGATTATTGGTTTATCAAAAACTGGTTTTATCCAAGAGGCTGGAAAATGTCTTGTCATGCAAGCTATGATAAGTGGGCAGCCTATGATTATAGTATTACTTAAATCCTATGGAAGTGCGACCCGAAGTGCAGATGCAAATAGAATTCGTAAGTGGATTGAAAAAACCTCCTCAATTTCTTATTTAAATCAATCCAAACTAGACAGCTAA
- a CDS encoding cytochrome c biogenesis protein ResB, protein MKSTTFNARKINQLLSSMSFAVSMLVFLGIASIIGTILKQNEPYENYIIKFGQFWFGYFEKIGLYDVYHSIWFLTILLFLVISTTLCISKNTPAILKDFLVFKDSLEEKSLLSFSHHLVIKNKKNVNVSKILNYLKQVKFKIKEKSKENGDILIVAKKGNYQRLGYILTHVGVVVICLGGLLDGNLTFKAQELLGYKKIETLDIPASKVPEVSRLSSDNTSFRANMTLVEGGSDNVAFVRMKDGYLVQDLPFKITLKDFRINHYSTGMPKSFESDLVISDPEFPQSIEKTISVNHPFTYKGIAIYQSDFQDGGTKLDIKLRSLFNSNAPQKIGGQIFEKVKLDKDQITYEFNDFRKFNILHLKEGEKEKPRNVGPSVTYKIRNNSGQAREYLSYQYAMEIDGRSFFITGMRETPQEEFKYLKVPADKKGSIDDFMLFKEALQNEALISAVAKKIANQSMNADKNDTVKESFENSVNKLMTLFAQGGFSSVSENLDRNIPPSEKEKAAQTYLKIIDIASVELYRNRFNFLGKELDQGRIKFIQDSLNAYSDMFFFGSPYYFELTNYEQKEASGLQLTKSPGQFWVYLGSLSLVLGIFSMIYLHERKFWLLIKAKGGVIFALSSNRKNIDFESDYKKLTNDIRKIIQ, encoded by the coding sequence TTGAAATCTACTACATTTAATGCCAGAAAAATAAACCAACTTCTGAGCTCAATGAGCTTTGCAGTCTCGATGCTTGTATTTTTGGGTATTGCATCAATCATAGGCACAATTCTTAAGCAAAATGAGCCATATGAAAATTACATTATTAAATTTGGTCAATTTTGGTTTGGATATTTTGAAAAGATTGGCCTCTATGATGTTTATCACAGCATTTGGTTTTTAACGATCCTACTTTTCTTAGTCATATCTACAACGCTTTGCATTTCTAAAAATACACCAGCAATTCTTAAAGATTTTCTAGTATTTAAAGACTCTTTGGAGGAGAAATCTCTTCTATCCTTCTCGCACCATCTTGTTATAAAAAATAAAAAGAATGTGAATGTTTCAAAAATTCTTAATTATTTAAAGCAAGTTAAATTTAAGATCAAAGAGAAATCAAAAGAAAATGGTGATATTTTAATTGTAGCCAAAAAAGGTAATTATCAGCGTTTAGGTTATATTTTGACTCATGTGGGCGTAGTAGTAATTTGCTTGGGCGGACTATTGGATGGAAATTTAACTTTTAAAGCTCAAGAGTTGCTAGGGTATAAAAAGATAGAAACATTAGATATACCAGCATCAAAAGTCCCAGAGGTCAGCAGGTTAAGTTCTGACAATACTTCATTTAGGGCGAATATGACGCTTGTTGAAGGTGGTTCAGATAATGTTGCATTTGTGAGAATGAAGGATGGGTATCTTGTACAAGATTTACCTTTCAAAATAACTTTAAAAGATTTTAGAATTAACCATTATTCAACAGGCATGCCAAAATCATTTGAAAGTGATTTGGTTATTTCCGATCCAGAATTCCCCCAAAGTATAGAAAAAACAATTAGTGTGAACCATCCTTTTACTTATAAAGGTATTGCAATATATCAATCAGATTTCCAGGATGGCGGTACAAAACTCGATATTAAATTACGGAGCTTATTCAATTCGAATGCCCCTCAAAAAATAGGCGGACAAATCTTTGAAAAAGTTAAATTGGATAAAGATCAAATCACCTATGAATTTAATGATTTTAGGAAGTTTAATATATTGCATTTAAAAGAGGGCGAGAAAGAAAAACCCAGAAATGTAGGCCCAAGCGTTACCTATAAAATTAGAAATAACTCAGGACAGGCTCGCGAATACCTTTCATATCAATATGCCATGGAAATTGATGGACGTTCTTTCTTTATTACCGGCATGAGAGAAACGCCGCAAGAAGAGTTCAAATATTTAAAAGTTCCTGCAGATAAAAAAGGGTCAATTGATGACTTTATGTTATTTAAAGAGGCACTTCAAAATGAAGCTTTGATTTCGGCTGTCGCAAAGAAAATAGCAAATCAATCCATGAATGCAGACAAAAATGATACTGTTAAAGAATCGTTTGAAAATAGTGTCAATAAATTAATGACCTTATTTGCACAGGGAGGATTTTCAAGTGTTTCTGAAAACTTAGATAGAAATATCCCTCCTAGTGAAAAAGAAAAAGCCGCACAGACTTATTTAAAAATTATTGATATTGCATCAGTCGAGCTTTATAGAAATCGATTTAATTTTTTAGGAAAAGAGCTTGATCAAGGGCGTATTAAATTTATTCAAGACTCGTTAAATGCATATAGCGACATGTTTTTCTTTGGATCTCCTTATTATTTTGAATTGACGAATTACGAACAAAAAGAGGCAAGCGGACTTCAGCTGACTAAATCGCCTGGACAATTTTGGGTGTATTTGGGGTCTTTAAGTTTAGTGCTTGGTATTTTTTCAATGATTTATTTACATGAAAGAAAATTTTGGTTACTTATTAAGGCAAAAGGTGGCGTTATATTTGCACTGAGCTCTAATCGCAAAAATATAGATTTTGAAAGTGATTACAAAAAATTAACTAACGATATTCGGAAAATTATTCAATGA
- a CDS encoding c-type cytochrome, with protein sequence MSSRNALFILILSFLISSTAISETIAQKTPPKVVANVCAACHGINGNSAISANPKLSGQHPEYLYKQLANFKSGARANAVMSGMAGMLSDADMHSVAEYFSNQTLSLGQAKTNGSGSLGEKIYRAGIQANAVPACASCHGPSGDGLPIKYPRLSGQHSEYVLNQLRQFRLGARANDEAKMMRTIAAKLTDQEMEAVADYIQGLR encoded by the coding sequence ATGAGCAGTCGAAATGCTTTATTTATTCTCATCTTGTCTTTTTTAATTTCAAGTACTGCGATTTCAGAAACTATTGCTCAGAAAACTCCGCCGAAAGTAGTTGCAAATGTATGTGCGGCATGTCATGGAATCAATGGTAATAGCGCAATTTCAGCTAACCCGAAATTATCTGGACAGCACCCAGAATACCTTTATAAACAGTTAGCTAATTTTAAATCAGGCGCGCGCGCAAATGCTGTCATGTCTGGTATGGCAGGAATGCTATCAGATGCAGATATGCATTCTGTGGCAGAATATTTTTCAAATCAGACGTTAAGTTTGGGGCAAGCCAAAACAAATGGCTCAGGATCTTTAGGAGAAAAAATCTACCGAGCTGGTATCCAAGCTAATGCTGTCCCAGCATGTGCTTCATGTCATGGTCCCTCAGGTGACGGTTTGCCTATTAAATATCCTCGCTTAAGCGGCCAACACTCAGAATATGTTTTAAATCAATTAAGACAGTTTAGATTAGGTGCTCGGGCAAACGATGAAGCAAAAATGATGCGAACTATTGCGGCTAAACTGACGGATCAAGAAATGGAAGCAGTAGCTGATTATATCCAAGGCTTAAGATAA
- a CDS encoding class I SAM-dependent methyltransferase, with the protein MISLYYNLIPMPTMPIASEIEIQLSEQLKTKIIQDIHSNQGWISFDRFMEFALYDPEFGYYTGNLRKFGEKGDFVTASEISSFFAKTMCIQFEEIFLSLDKNIIEIGAGSGKFALEVIQSLDSKKIDHYFILEISHSLRKHQYELLIKNLPPHLFSKVQWIDQIPQEYNGIIFCNELLDALPVDLIKKSSGIPYQKGVGLEKDLFIWKDKAIKDLSIYDHINLESLPDNYLAEDAIHIKSWINKISESISKGVVIIIDYGFNHSEYFHEQRSQGTLMCHFKHHAHDNPLIQVGIQDITSHVNFSYLAREASSKGLHINGFISQANFLINCGILELLEKVNIEDSVLYMKSVSEIQKLLSPSEMGDLFKVMTIEKNIDINLLGLKNNNKVTTL; encoded by the coding sequence ATGATTTCACTCTATTATAATCTAATACCTATGCCAACCATGCCTATAGCCTCGGAAATTGAGATTCAATTAAGCGAGCAATTAAAAACAAAAATCATTCAAGACATTCATTCTAATCAAGGATGGATAAGTTTTGATCGCTTTATGGAATTTGCACTTTATGACCCTGAATTCGGTTACTACACTGGAAATTTAAGAAAGTTTGGTGAAAAAGGCGACTTCGTTACGGCATCTGAAATATCAAGTTTTTTTGCCAAAACAATGTGTATTCAGTTTGAAGAAATTTTTCTATCGCTAGATAAAAATATAATAGAAATTGGGGCCGGATCAGGCAAGTTTGCTCTTGAGGTAATCCAGTCTTTGGATAGTAAAAAAATTGATCATTATTTTATTTTAGAAATAAGTCATTCATTGAGAAAGCACCAATATGAACTTTTAATAAAAAATTTGCCTCCGCATTTGTTCAGCAAGGTACAGTGGATTGATCAGATTCCGCAAGAATATAACGGGATTATTTTCTGTAATGAACTTTTAGATGCACTGCCTGTAGATTTGATAAAAAAATCGTCAGGGATTCCTTATCAAAAAGGTGTTGGTCTAGAAAAGGATCTATTTATCTGGAAAGATAAGGCAATAAAAGATCTATCAATATATGACCACATCAATCTAGAAAGTCTTCCAGACAATTACCTTGCAGAAGATGCAATTCATATTAAAAGTTGGATTAATAAAATCAGCGAATCTATTAGCAAAGGTGTTGTAATAATTATTGACTATGGATTCAATCACAGTGAGTATTTTCACGAGCAAAGATCTCAGGGAACACTAATGTGCCATTTCAAGCATCATGCTCACGACAATCCTCTTATTCAGGTTGGAATCCAAGATATTACAAGTCATGTTAATTTTAGCTATTTGGCAAGAGAGGCTTCTAGCAAAGGACTCCATATTAATGGCTTTATTTCTCAGGCAAATTTTCTTATTAATTGCGGCATATTAGAGTTGCTTGAGAAAGTAAATATAGAAGATAGTGTCTTATATATGAAATCAGTATCGGAAATTCAAAAATTATTATCCCCTTCAGAAATGGGGGATTTATTTAAAGTGATGACAATAGAAAAGAATATAGATATAAATCTTCTAGGGCTTAAAAATAACAATAAAGTCACAACGTTATGA
- a CDS encoding pteridine reductase codes for MKSNRKIALVTGGAKRIGQAICKLLHESGIDLMIHYRHSADEARKLQEDLNKIRKDSASIIQADLVNMKLLPSLVEQTINTYGRLDILINNASSYYPTEIGKMNEKNWNDLIGSNLKAPLFLSQLAANQLIKNKGCIINITDTHIDKPKKNYIIYSIAKSGLTTLTKSLAQELSPDVRVNAVAPGPVLWPENNEEFNDIYKQRVISQTLLKKMGTPEDVAMAVKFLVLDAPFITGHILAVDGGRSLSL; via the coding sequence ATGAAATCTAATAGAAAAATTGCTCTGGTTACGGGCGGCGCGAAAAGAATTGGGCAAGCAATTTGCAAACTTCTTCATGAATCGGGTATCGATTTAATGATTCACTATCGCCATTCAGCTGATGAAGCAAGAAAGCTTCAAGAAGATCTTAATAAAATCCGCAAAGATTCGGCAAGTATTATTCAAGCCGATCTTGTGAATATGAAACTATTGCCAAGTCTAGTCGAGCAAACAATCAATACCTATGGCAGATTAGATATCCTCATAAATAATGCCTCAAGTTATTACCCTACCGAAATTGGAAAAATGAATGAAAAAAATTGGAATGATCTAATTGGCAGTAATTTGAAGGCACCTTTATTTTTATCTCAACTCGCAGCAAATCAGCTTATTAAAAATAAGGGCTGCATTATAAATATCACTGACACACATATAGACAAACCGAAGAAAAATTATATTATTTATAGTATTGCCAAATCAGGCCTTACAACTTTAACAAAATCTTTGGCCCAAGAACTAAGTCCAGATGTAAGAGTTAATGCTGTTGCTCCTGGTCCGGTTTTGTGGCCTGAAAATAATGAAGAATTTAACGATATCTATAAACAAAGAGTTATTTCCCAAACGTTATTAAAAAAAATGGGTACGCCAGAAGATGTTGCTATGGCAGTCAAATTTTTAGTGCTAGATGCTCCATTTATTACAGGTCATATTTTAGCTGTCGATGGAGGAAGATCTCTTTCATTATGA